A single window of Montipora capricornis isolate CH-2021 chromosome 14, ASM3666992v2, whole genome shotgun sequence DNA harbors:
- the LOC138033725 gene encoding solute carrier family 2, facilitated glucose transporter member 8-like isoform X2, with amino-acid sequence MFGSLIGGWTIDYLGRKGTVIACVLPFELGWLLIAFGKNHAMLYAGRIICGLACGMVSLSVPVYIAEIVPARLRGMLGSVNQLAVTGGLLLSYVMGAIVNWRWLALIGAMPPALLVIFMYTMPETPRWSLGNNRRSEALTALQWLRGPDADVEEECFTIEETLDRNEELKWSDWLSPVIFKPLVISVGLMVFQQFCGINAVLFNAASIFAVAGFKDGKLVSISVGLIQFFGTALGCLIVDRSGRRILLWTMAIGMCVSLVGLGVYFDITASNTSDGSPTSSTVSLLGSKGHSIEASKLSWLSILCLLSLNLAFSLAWGPLPWLIMSEIFPLRARGPASSIATLSNWLLAFIVTNTYSAMVKGLTIHWTYWVYGIFCFVGFLFVYFFLPETKGKTLEEIEAMFDKDKHAYQCIE; translated from the exons ATGTTTGGCAGTCTAATCGGGGGATGGACAATTGACTACTTGGGTCGCAAAGGCACAGTTATAGCATGTGTTTTGCCTTTTGAGCTGGGATGGCTTCTCATTGCTTTTGGAAAAAACCATGCCATGTTGTATGCTGGCCGTATTATTTGTGGCCTTGCATGTGGGATGGTCTCTCTCTCAGTACCA GTATATATTGCAGAGATTGTTCCTGCACGTCTTCGTGGCATGCTGGGTTCCGTTAATCAGCTAGCAGTGACTGGGGGCCTCTTGCTTTCATATGTCATGGGGGCCATTGTTAACTGGCGATGGCTGGCTCTCATTGGTGCAATGCCACCAGCATTACTTGTCATCTTCATGTATACCATGCCAGAGACCCCACGCTGGTCTCTTGGGAATAACAGACGAAGTGAGGCATTAACAGCACTCCAGTGGTTAAGAGGACCTGATGCAGATGTTGAGGAGGAATGCTTTACCATTGAGGAGACATTAG ATCGCAACGAAGAGCTCAAGTGGAGTGACTGGCTATCACCAGTTATATTTAAGCCTCTTGTTATCAGTGTTGGGTTGATGGTTTTTCAGCAGTTCTGTGGAATAAACGCAGTTCTCTTTAATGCGGCTAGTATCTTTGCAGTAGCAGGATTCAAGGATGGCAAACTGGTGAGCATTTCAGTAGGCTTGATACAGTTTTTTGGTACAGCATTGGGATGTTTGATAGTGGACAGATCAGGCCGTCGAATTCTTTTATGGACAATGGCCATAGGTATGTGCGTCAGTCTTGTTGGCCTTGGCGTATACTTTGACATCACAGCTTCAAACACAAGTGATGGCAGTCCTACAAGCAGTACAGTGTCATTGTTGGGCTCTAAAGGTCATTCTATAGAAGCGTCAAAGTTATCCTGGTTATCAATTTTATGTTTACTTTCGTTAAACCTGGCTTTTTCATTAGCCTGGGGTCCTCTTCCCTGGCTCATAATGTCGGAAATTTTTCCCCTAAGAGCACGTGGCCCAGCAAGCAGTATTGCAACCTTATCCAACTGGCTTCTAGCATTTATCGTGACCAACACATACAGTGCCATGGTAAAAGGATTAACTATTCATTGGACATACTGGGTCTAtggtatattttgttttgtggGATTTCTTTTTGTGTATTTCTTCTTGCCGGAAACCAAGGGAAAGACCTTAGAGGAGATTGAGGCAATGTTTGATAAGGACAAACATGCTTATCAGTGTATCGAGTGA
- the LOC138033726 gene encoding glycogenin-1-like, with protein MARKNSPRGVCIHCFLSTVLVVAIVGIAVSPFLTPYSFKFIIKMSLSAVTSDKKRFLDNELQLAYSEWKLYQMETRYGQLWCKEKFQSRNNVTWLTIVTNDDFIVPALVLGHSIRTFSCQRNMIAYISEDVSKNTREALQACGWETRLVGEMDCNWMDEELGRDRNSSFFGIPLGKRIKGTHTRFYAWNYTQFSKIVYVDADYMLMTNMDELFDIEEDFAAAPSSRPGLLDPCFNAGLLVFRPDSRYYREIMEFWRKKAEKGTCLNDQEVLNEYYSDLDNWKMLPYAYNVRRTIFRPLKSFHFAGCRPRKPWATECRPSRREASEYNRPILTVDDIAVLFWKNFYQLLTTYSLEVWYRSTKFYRPEQEFVNVSYADCVKEKYTSEPFS; from the coding sequence atggCGCGGAAAAACTCTCCCAGAGGCGTTTGCATCCACTGTTTCCTTTCAACGGTATTGGTTGTCGCTATCGTAGGCATTGCAGTCTCTCCTTTTTTGACTCCATATTCATTCAAATTTATCATCAAAATGTCCCTATCAGCAGTTACAAGCGATAAAAAGAGGTTCTTGGACAATGAATTGCAGCTTGCTTATTCAGAATGGAAGCTTTATCAAATGGAAACCCGCTACGGACAATTGTGGTGCAAGGAAAAGTTTCAGTCACGAAACAATGTGACATGGTTGACGATTGTAACAAATGATGATTTTATTGTCCCGGCTTTGGTCCTTGGTCACTCGATCCGcacattttcttgtcaaagaaacatGATTGCGTACATCTCGGAAGATGTGAGTAAAAACACAAGGGAAGCGCTTCAGGCATGTGGCTGGGAAACTCGATTGGTGGGAGAAATGGACTGTAACTGGATGGATGAAGAGTTAGGTCGAGATCGGAATAGCAGCTTCTTTGGAATACCTCTTGGCAAAAGAATAAAAGGTACCCACACGAGATTCTATGCATGGAATTACACTCAGTTCTCTAAAATCGTTTACGTCGATGCGGATTACATGTTGATGACCAACATGGATGAACTTTTCGACATTGAGGAAGATTTTGCAGCGGCTCCGTCTTCGAGACCAGGTTTGCTTGATCCCTGCTTCAACGCGGGTCTGCTGGTATTTAGACCGGATTCTCGATACTACCGAGAAATCATGGAATTCTGGAGGAAAAAAGCAGAGAAAGGCACCTGTTTGAATGATCAGGAGGTGCTGAACGAGTACTACTCAGATCTTGACAACTGGAAAATGCTGCCGTATGCTTACAATGTCAGAAGGACAATATTCAGACCCCTCAAGTCCTTCCACTTTGCGGGCTGTCGTCCACGAAAGCCATGGGCAACAGAGTGTCGACCCAGCAGAAGAGAGGCGTCCGAATATAACAGACCTATACTTACTGTTGATGACATAGCAGTACTTTTCTGGAAGAACTTTTACCAGCTTCTCACGACCTACTCTTTAGAGGTTTGGTACAGATCAACAAAGTTCTATAGACCAGAGCAGGAATTTGTCAATGTAAGTTATGCTGATTGTGTAAAGGAGAAATATACTTCTGAACCATTCAGCTAG
- the LOC138033725 gene encoding solute carrier family 2, facilitated glucose transporter member 8-like isoform X1, which translates to MKSSELENSFQKSQSIQSNNVARNDRVWKPILATFIAALGSLSFGYSLAYSSSAVVDLEERDEDASIRLTSQQASWFSSLVTVGAMFGSLIGGWTIDYLGRKGTVIACVLPFELGWLLIAFGKNHAMLYAGRIICGLACGMVSLSVPVYIAEIVPARLRGMLGSVNQLAVTGGLLLSYVMGAIVNWRWLALIGAMPPALLVIFMYTMPETPRWSLGNNRRSEALTALQWLRGPDADVEEECFTIEETLDRNEELKWSDWLSPVIFKPLVISVGLMVFQQFCGINAVLFNAASIFAVAGFKDGKLVSISVGLIQFFGTALGCLIVDRSGRRILLWTMAIGMCVSLVGLGVYFDITASNTSDGSPTSSTVSLLGSKGHSIEASKLSWLSILCLLSLNLAFSLAWGPLPWLIMSEIFPLRARGPASSIATLSNWLLAFIVTNTYSAMVKGLTIHWTYWVYGIFCFVGFLFVYFFLPETKGKTLEEIEAMFDKDKHAYQCIE; encoded by the exons ATGAAGTCGTCTGAGTTAGAGAACAGCTTTCAGAAATCGCAGTCGATTCAGTCGAACAATGTCGCCAGAAATGACAGGGTTTGGAAGCCAATTCTAGCCACATTCATTGCCGCTTTGGGTTCCCTTAGCTTCGGATATTCCTTGGCTTACTCTTCGTCCGCTGTGGTGGATTTGGAAGAACGTGACGAAGATGCTTCTATTCGACTTACAAGCCAACAGGCCTCCTGGTTTTCG tcCTTGGTTACAGTTGGTGCCATGTTTGGCAGTCTAATCGGGGGATGGACAATTGACTACTTGGGTCGCAAAGGCACAGTTATAGCATGTGTTTTGCCTTTTGAGCTGGGATGGCTTCTCATTGCTTTTGGAAAAAACCATGCCATGTTGTATGCTGGCCGTATTATTTGTGGCCTTGCATGTGGGATGGTCTCTCTCTCAGTACCA GTATATATTGCAGAGATTGTTCCTGCACGTCTTCGTGGCATGCTGGGTTCCGTTAATCAGCTAGCAGTGACTGGGGGCCTCTTGCTTTCATATGTCATGGGGGCCATTGTTAACTGGCGATGGCTGGCTCTCATTGGTGCAATGCCACCAGCATTACTTGTCATCTTCATGTATACCATGCCAGAGACCCCACGCTGGTCTCTTGGGAATAACAGACGAAGTGAGGCATTAACAGCACTCCAGTGGTTAAGAGGACCTGATGCAGATGTTGAGGAGGAATGCTTTACCATTGAGGAGACATTAG ATCGCAACGAAGAGCTCAAGTGGAGTGACTGGCTATCACCAGTTATATTTAAGCCTCTTGTTATCAGTGTTGGGTTGATGGTTTTTCAGCAGTTCTGTGGAATAAACGCAGTTCTCTTTAATGCGGCTAGTATCTTTGCAGTAGCAGGATTCAAGGATGGCAAACTGGTGAGCATTTCAGTAGGCTTGATACAGTTTTTTGGTACAGCATTGGGATGTTTGATAGTGGACAGATCAGGCCGTCGAATTCTTTTATGGACAATGGCCATAGGTATGTGCGTCAGTCTTGTTGGCCTTGGCGTATACTTTGACATCACAGCTTCAAACACAAGTGATGGCAGTCCTACAAGCAGTACAGTGTCATTGTTGGGCTCTAAAGGTCATTCTATAGAAGCGTCAAAGTTATCCTGGTTATCAATTTTATGTTTACTTTCGTTAAACCTGGCTTTTTCATTAGCCTGGGGTCCTCTTCCCTGGCTCATAATGTCGGAAATTTTTCCCCTAAGAGCACGTGGCCCAGCAAGCAGTATTGCAACCTTATCCAACTGGCTTCTAGCATTTATCGTGACCAACACATACAGTGCCATGGTAAAAGGATTAACTATTCATTGGACATACTGGGTCTAtggtatattttgttttgtggGATTTCTTTTTGTGTATTTCTTCTTGCCGGAAACCAAGGGAAAGACCTTAGAGGAGATTGAGGCAATGTTTGATAAGGACAAACATGCTTATCAGTGTATCGAGTGA